In Corynebacterium ulcerans, one genomic interval encodes:
- a CDS encoding ATP-dependent helicase: protein MNFSATSETPLAPEAAATSGYPNSQRAAFRQPPAPQVRIVSAPHHVETHDWDNDLFKDQTGLWRLIGPAGSGVSTLIMDTVAERLRRGADPSSILVIAASKESATRLRAGIAARLSGESYTAATTMVRSVHSLAFALLRSLSGEELRLITGAEQDAVIRELLQGHNEDPDAVHIWPQETRDALGLVGFARGLRDFLLRAVERGLSPEDLEKLGHTYRRPMWSAAGAFLREYEQTMALGGAKSLSASELVSTVLEYQIPDQGWKTIIVDDAQHLDPKSAQLISELLRYAEFGIIGGDPEQSVFHFRGATPEFLTTYPVDHQLVLEATRRLPETTARIVENQGQHFEYIADTIRRAHLIDEVPWDEIAVIVRSTGLIAPVRRALLAAGVPVQVDPTDIILSEQRIVSSMILAVRAIYGELNNRDMEDLLLGPIGGADSVTLRRLYRGLRKVEMRRGGTRRAIELLKILINPRPSEEQAVLAGEAEEVLAERELQILERIRNVLSRGAQPGSVEEVLWAIWHETGLANHLQAVSLRGGAAGSQADRDLDAAMALFDAAGDWVERRPTAGIVSFMRHIAEQELPTGVRDRRQIRTQAVQLLTAHAALGQQWHTVIIAGVQEGSWPSLGETGTLFGQEELTDLVDSGIDPNTIVMRSKERLDEERRLFHVAKSRATQRLYITAVEAPEANDVAEPSRFMNELDPSCFQQHVQENEASSTDLSVPLAPEDTGLEDYIRLLSVPAMVAELRREVRNSDSPQRRRDQAARQLARLATAGVPGAHPEEWWGEGGPSTERPLDQRSISPSLIEKGLACPLRARLDAVVEEEETPFQMLKGSLAHAYAEALARGVDSETAKKLTTEAFLQLLNAPAWRQESEETAWMHIIERLEKWITESAAKYELVGVETLVNTRIAEGITMRGRIDRLERTSDGDYRIIDYKTGSNVLSAKDVSNHKQLTAYQLALSKGKLSDNGDVISGNGDESLKVDQAVLVYPGSKTKTISTREQATKTAEELQEFADLLPPLVQSLTGPSLVAIVNDGCSQCSIKNICPAQPEGRMTPA from the coding sequence ATGAACTTCTCAGCGACCTCGGAAACACCTTTGGCACCGGAAGCAGCGGCTACCTCGGGCTATCCGAATTCTCAACGAGCAGCTTTTAGGCAACCGCCTGCGCCACAGGTACGCATCGTTTCTGCCCCTCATCATGTAGAGACACACGACTGGGACAATGATCTCTTTAAGGATCAAACCGGTCTATGGCGTCTTATTGGGCCTGCCGGTTCGGGCGTGTCTACGCTGATCATGGATACTGTCGCAGAACGTCTACGCCGCGGAGCAGATCCTTCAAGCATTCTTGTTATTGCAGCTTCAAAGGAAAGCGCTACTCGTTTGCGTGCCGGGATTGCTGCGCGTCTTTCAGGAGAGTCCTATACGGCTGCCACCACGATGGTGCGCTCTGTGCACTCTCTTGCTTTTGCATTACTACGAAGCTTAAGTGGAGAAGAACTGAGGCTTATTACAGGTGCCGAACAAGATGCGGTGATTAGGGAGCTGTTACAAGGGCACAACGAGGACCCAGACGCAGTTCATATCTGGCCACAGGAGACTCGTGATGCGTTAGGGCTTGTGGGGTTTGCGCGTGGTCTCCGAGATTTTCTTTTGCGTGCAGTCGAACGAGGGTTGAGCCCAGAAGACCTGGAAAAGCTTGGACATACATATCGTCGGCCGATGTGGAGCGCTGCCGGAGCTTTCTTGCGGGAATATGAGCAAACGATGGCCCTGGGCGGAGCGAAGAGCCTGAGTGCTTCCGAGCTCGTAAGTACTGTGCTTGAGTATCAGATTCCGGATCAGGGGTGGAAGACAATCATTGTTGATGATGCCCAGCATCTTGACCCTAAATCCGCACAACTTATTAGCGAGCTGCTGCGCTACGCAGAATTTGGCATCATCGGTGGAGACCCAGAACAGTCGGTGTTTCATTTTCGTGGCGCAACCCCAGAGTTTCTCACTACGTATCCTGTGGATCATCAGCTGGTATTGGAAGCTACTCGACGGCTACCTGAAACTACAGCGCGGATTGTTGAAAACCAAGGGCAACACTTTGAGTACATTGCAGACACAATTCGCAGGGCTCACCTGATTGACGAGGTCCCGTGGGATGAGATTGCAGTGATCGTGCGTTCTACGGGACTGATCGCTCCTGTTCGGCGGGCACTTCTGGCCGCAGGGGTTCCCGTGCAGGTTGACCCAACAGACATCATTTTGAGCGAACAGCGCATCGTCTCCTCGATGATTCTTGCCGTGAGAGCGATATACGGGGAGCTCAACAACCGTGACATGGAAGATCTTCTCTTAGGTCCCATCGGTGGCGCAGATTCTGTGACGCTGCGCCGGCTGTATCGCGGACTGCGTAAAGTTGAGATGAGACGCGGCGGCACCCGGCGTGCCATAGAACTATTAAAAATCCTCATTAACCCCCGCCCTTCAGAAGAACAGGCTGTCCTAGCGGGAGAAGCGGAGGAGGTTCTTGCTGAAAGAGAACTACAGATTCTGGAAAGAATCAGAAACGTGCTGTCGCGGGGTGCTCAACCCGGTAGCGTCGAAGAAGTCCTGTGGGCGATCTGGCATGAGACCGGTTTGGCCAATCATCTTCAAGCAGTAAGTCTAAGAGGCGGTGCCGCAGGCTCGCAGGCGGATCGTGATCTTGATGCTGCAATGGCGCTTTTTGATGCTGCGGGCGACTGGGTGGAACGACGGCCCACGGCAGGCATCGTGTCTTTTATGCGCCACATAGCGGAACAAGAATTACCCACAGGCGTACGCGACCGCCGGCAAATCCGTACACAGGCGGTACAGCTTCTTACCGCTCATGCGGCGCTCGGGCAGCAGTGGCATACGGTGATAATTGCGGGAGTACAGGAAGGGAGTTGGCCTTCTCTTGGTGAAACTGGGACGCTCTTTGGGCAGGAAGAGCTGACGGACCTTGTTGATTCAGGGATTGACCCTAATACCATCGTTATGCGTTCTAAAGAGCGCCTGGACGAGGAACGCCGTCTCTTCCACGTGGCTAAGAGCCGAGCCACGCAGCGTCTTTATATCACCGCTGTAGAAGCTCCTGAAGCTAACGACGTAGCCGAGCCATCGCGTTTTATGAACGAGCTCGATCCTTCCTGCTTCCAGCAACACGTGCAGGAGAATGAAGCGTCGTCCACTGATCTTTCCGTGCCTTTGGCACCCGAGGACACCGGTTTGGAAGATTATATTCGGCTCTTGAGCGTCCCCGCCATGGTGGCGGAGTTGCGTCGAGAAGTCCGCAACAGTGATTCGCCGCAGCGGCGTCGAGACCAGGCTGCTCGCCAACTAGCGCGACTGGCAACAGCAGGGGTTCCGGGAGCCCATCCTGAAGAATGGTGGGGTGAAGGCGGTCCTTCTACGGAGCGGCCATTAGACCAGCGGTCTATTTCGCCTTCCTTGATAGAGAAGGGTTTGGCGTGCCCTTTGCGTGCTCGACTTGATGCTGTTGTCGAGGAAGAAGAGACGCCATTTCAGATGCTCAAAGGTTCTTTGGCGCATGCATACGCGGAAGCGCTTGCTCGGGGAGTGGACTCGGAGACAGCGAAGAAGCTCACCACTGAAGCATTCCTTCAGTTGCTTAATGCCCCTGCGTGGCGGCAAGAATCTGAAGAGACCGCATGGATGCACATAATTGAGCGGCTAGAAAAATGGATAACGGAATCTGCGGCGAAGTATGAGCTGGTGGGAGTAGAAACCTTAGTAAATACGCGGATTGCAGAAGGCATCACCATGAGAGGTCGCATAGACAGACTAGAGCGTACGAGTGACGGGGATTATCGGATCATCGACTACAAGACGGGATCCAACGTACTCAGCGCAAAGGATGTCTCAAATCACAAGCAATTGACGGCATACCAGCTTGCGTTGAGTAAAGGAAAGCTTAGCGACAACGGCGATGTGATCAGCGGAAACGGTGATGAATCGCTGAAAGTCGATCAAGCGGTACTGGTGTACCCAGGCTCGAAAACAAAGACAATCAGCACTCGCGAGCAAGCGACAAAGACTGCAGAGGAACTACAGGAATTTGCAGACTTGTTGCCGCCGTTGGTTCAGAGTCTGACTGGCCCCAGCCTTGTAGCAATTGTTAACGATGGATGTTCACAGTGCTCGATAAAAAACATATGTCCAGCGCAGCCCGAAGGAAGGATGACCCCGGCATGA
- a CDS encoding 50S ribosomal protein bL37 produces MSKRGRKRKDRRKNKANHGKRPNS; encoded by the coding sequence ATGAGCAAGCGTGGACGTAAGCGCAAGGATCGCCGTAAGAACAAAGCAAACCACGGTAAACGACCCAACTCTTAA
- the rsrA gene encoding mycothiol system anti-sigma-R factor has product MSEKDSHDCGCNCEDLHVHMYALLDRELTEVECARLNAHIAQCPGCAEMIAAEESLRRLLKKCCCGPAPASLREKISYSIQVERTTIITQREL; this is encoded by the coding sequence ATGTCGGAAAAAGACTCGCATGATTGCGGCTGTAACTGTGAGGATCTGCATGTGCACATGTATGCGCTTTTAGATCGGGAACTTACTGAGGTCGAATGCGCACGGCTTAATGCCCATATTGCCCAATGCCCAGGATGTGCCGAAATGATTGCGGCGGAAGAAAGCCTAAGGCGACTGTTAAAGAAGTGCTGTTGTGGGCCAGCGCCCGCGAGTTTGCGAGAGAAAATTTCCTATTCCATTCAGGTTGAGCGGACTACGATCATTACTCAACGCGAGCTTTAG
- a CDS encoding TIGR02569 family protein produces the protein MDFTALPPHVRNVFHAPDEPARAMGAAWDYGWKVGSVVFSQVAHPVRAAWSSRIREKLQPEGVRIVRPIKSTDGRFINAGWRASSFAPGILTRRVDETVAAALRLDLALSTVDVPASFREVDDTDIFSIADHIAWHESPTSAIDLQDSIPRHLTAINIMPKVELLLRDIDAPNQVVHADMFATTLYAGVQAPTVTDVMGVARPYGYTAALSIIDALCVGAVDEGIIGRFSHVPHLDQLLLRALAYRTAVHALHPDATSNTGTNLEWVAKAVMSKVSVTL, from the coding sequence ATGGATTTCACGGCTCTTCCCCCTCACGTCCGCAATGTTTTTCATGCGCCGGATGAACCTGCTCGCGCCATGGGCGCAGCGTGGGATTACGGTTGGAAAGTCGGGTCAGTAGTTTTTTCGCAGGTCGCGCATCCCGTACGTGCGGCTTGGTCTTCTCGGATTAGAGAAAAATTACAGCCAGAGGGCGTACGCATCGTTCGTCCGATCAAATCCACCGACGGTAGGTTTATCAACGCAGGATGGCGTGCGTCGAGTTTTGCACCGGGAATACTGACTCGGCGTGTCGATGAAACCGTGGCAGCTGCACTACGCCTAGACCTTGCGCTGAGCACCGTGGATGTACCCGCTTCTTTTAGAGAGGTGGATGACACTGACATTTTTTCCATTGCAGACCATATAGCGTGGCATGAGTCCCCGACATCGGCGATTGATTTACAAGATTCAATCCCTCGCCATCTAACAGCCATCAATATCATGCCCAAAGTCGAACTTTTGCTGCGTGACATAGACGCTCCGAACCAGGTTGTTCATGCCGATATGTTCGCTACGACGCTCTACGCCGGCGTGCAGGCACCCACCGTGACAGATGTGATGGGGGTAGCTCGCCCTTATGGCTATACGGCCGCACTAAGCATTATCGACGCCCTCTGCGTTGGCGCAGTAGACGAGGGCATCATTGGACGCTTTTCCCATGTTCCCCATCTTGACCAGCTACTCTTACGTGCTTTGGCGTATCGCACAGCAGTACACGCGCTTCATCCAGATGCCACATCGAATACAGGAACGAACTTAGAGTGGGTAGCCAAGGCCGTGATGTCAAAGGTATCTGTCACACTATGA
- a CDS encoding DUF3152 domain-containing protein encodes MKNPHEESFFVRFARDYGWRAYAIPVLAVITVWVLVDVFVTHPSDEKSVAHPVTESTIQTSETGQPPLKGPNPADQEQPKIAAVELPAGAEFTQKGEGTYRVVGTPGAKAGQGKEKKFTYVVEIENGIKAETFGGDDAFAAMVDATLTNPKSWAHDEKFAFEHVADSPDAQPDLRIQLSSVDTTHGLCGHDIAMETSCFYSDGNRVVINESRWIRGATPFQGDLGAYRQYLINHEVGHGIGYAAHEPCGGNGELAPIMMQQTLSLSNTELSKIDATEVYKDDGAVCAANPWPYPFG; translated from the coding sequence TTGAAGAACCCACACGAGGAAAGCTTTTTTGTCCGATTCGCTCGCGATTATGGATGGAGAGCATATGCCATTCCTGTACTCGCCGTAATCACCGTGTGGGTACTTGTCGACGTTTTTGTCACCCACCCCAGCGACGAAAAATCAGTCGCGCACCCGGTTACCGAGTCCACCATTCAAACCTCGGAAACAGGGCAGCCTCCTCTCAAAGGCCCCAATCCAGCAGACCAAGAACAGCCTAAGATTGCAGCAGTTGAGCTGCCTGCAGGGGCCGAGTTCACACAAAAAGGCGAGGGGACTTATCGAGTGGTAGGAACCCCAGGTGCGAAAGCCGGACAAGGGAAAGAAAAAAAGTTCACTTACGTGGTTGAGATTGAAAACGGCATTAAAGCTGAGACCTTTGGTGGTGACGATGCCTTCGCCGCTATGGTTGACGCTACGCTGACCAATCCCAAGAGTTGGGCGCACGATGAAAAATTCGCGTTTGAGCACGTAGCAGATAGCCCGGATGCTCAACCGGATCTCAGAATCCAGCTATCGTCGGTGGATACGACGCATGGGTTGTGTGGACATGATATCGCTATGGAGACCAGCTGTTTTTATTCTGACGGCAACCGCGTAGTGATTAATGAGTCCCGGTGGATTCGGGGAGCAACTCCTTTCCAAGGAGACTTAGGCGCATATCGTCAATACCTCATCAATCATGAGGTTGGTCACGGGATTGGATACGCGGCTCATGAACCATGTGGAGGCAATGGTGAGTTGGCGCCCATCATGATGCAGCAGACATTAAGCCTGTCTAACACAGAACTATCTAAGATAGACGCCACGGAAGTGTACAAAGACGACGGTGCAGTGTGTGCCGCAAACCCTTGGCCTTATCCTTTTGGTTAA
- a CDS encoding DEAD/DEAH box helicase — MSVSTHKPTFAELGVAAEIVDALSEQGITHTFAIQELTLPIALDGRDIIGQARTGMGKTLGFGVPLLDRVFDAADVAELDGTPRALVVVPTRELAQQVGEDLELAARHTPVRITTVYGGRPYEEQIHVLDKGVDVVVGTPGRLIDLHQQGHLILDHVAILVLDEADEMLDLGFFPDIEKLLGALTHQHQTLLFSATMPGPVLTLARTFMLRPIHIRAEEVNASHTHASIEQVVFQAHRMDKTAITARALQAHERGKTIIFTRTKRTAAELAEDLAGRGFRVAGVHGDLGQAARELSLSMFRDSRVDILVATDVAARGLDIDDVTHVINYQTPDDPMTYVHRIGRTGRAGHTGTAITLVGYDELTKWKIISDELGLDNPTPPQWFSTSPELFDALSIPETAGESVGQPLKVAGSNRNAVSNRRSGSQRSNDAASSTRRRRRR, encoded by the coding sequence GTGTCAGTTTCTACTCATAAACCCACGTTCGCCGAATTAGGTGTCGCTGCTGAGATCGTCGACGCGCTTTCTGAACAGGGAATCACACATACGTTTGCGATTCAGGAGCTTACGCTTCCCATAGCCCTTGATGGTCGAGACATCATCGGTCAAGCACGCACCGGAATGGGCAAAACACTCGGATTCGGTGTCCCGCTTTTGGATAGAGTATTCGACGCTGCGGATGTCGCTGAGCTCGATGGAACCCCGCGTGCACTCGTCGTCGTGCCTACCAGGGAACTGGCGCAGCAGGTAGGCGAAGATTTAGAGCTCGCAGCTCGTCACACGCCGGTAAGAATTACCACCGTATATGGTGGGCGTCCGTATGAGGAACAGATCCACGTTCTAGATAAAGGTGTTGACGTTGTAGTGGGTACCCCCGGCCGGCTGATTGACCTGCATCAGCAAGGCCATTTGATCCTCGATCACGTCGCCATTCTTGTGCTAGATGAAGCTGACGAAATGCTGGACTTAGGGTTTTTCCCCGATATTGAGAAGCTTCTGGGGGCTCTGACTCATCAGCATCAGACGCTCTTATTTTCTGCAACGATGCCAGGGCCAGTACTCACCCTCGCCAGGACCTTTATGTTGCGCCCTATCCATATTCGGGCTGAGGAAGTCAACGCATCCCATACGCACGCGAGTATCGAACAGGTTGTTTTCCAGGCACATAGGATGGACAAGACCGCGATTACTGCGCGTGCACTTCAAGCACACGAACGTGGAAAAACTATTATTTTCACACGCACCAAGCGCACTGCCGCAGAGCTGGCAGAGGACCTTGCTGGCAGAGGCTTCCGTGTCGCAGGTGTACATGGCGACTTGGGCCAGGCAGCACGCGAATTATCGTTGAGTATGTTCCGCGATAGCCGCGTAGACATACTAGTTGCCACCGATGTTGCAGCGCGTGGTCTTGATATTGACGATGTCACTCATGTGATCAACTATCAGACTCCTGACGACCCCATGACGTATGTGCATCGCATTGGCAGGACAGGACGTGCTGGCCATACCGGCACGGCAATTACTCTTGTGGGCTACGACGAGCTCACCAAGTGGAAGATCATCAGCGATGAACTGGGACTAGACAACCCAACCCCGCCGCAATGGTTCTCCACGTCTCCAGAGCTTTTCGACGCCCTCTCGATCCCAGAAACCGCCGGGGAGTCAGTAGGTCAGCCGCTTAAAGTCGCCGGAAGTAACAGAAACGCCGTCAGTAACAGGCGCTCGGGTAGTCAGCGCTCCAACGATGCAGCATCATCCACACGGAGGCGCCGTCGCCGATGA
- a CDS encoding DUF3107 domain-containing protein, with protein MDIKIGFSDSPRELVISSRETQDEVVARVSEALANDTGLLTLTDEKGNQYLVRNSRISYVEVGTSNARTVGFSGA; from the coding sequence ATGGACATTAAAATCGGGTTCTCTGATTCCCCGCGCGAGCTTGTTATATCTAGCCGCGAGACCCAAGATGAGGTCGTGGCGCGAGTATCTGAGGCATTAGCTAATGACACTGGCCTGTTGACGCTGACAGATGAGAAGGGAAATCAGTACCTGGTGCGTAATTCTCGAATCTCCTACGTGGAGGTCGGGACCTCGAACGCTCGTACCGTAGGCTTCTCTGGAGCCTAG
- a CDS encoding GDSL-type esterase/lipase family protein: protein MRHRLFKAGAAILSLIATIPAAITPAYAHTPVHNAVIFGDSVVANPDLIRYGATWLNIPTPPPATERGECPTSPHSFGIVAAELLKLRADNYSCPGAVALGNKSLFSASRRSVSLQIDQAESQRTLNKNTKRVFISLGFNDTYSQLARGRTDEQIRHEFAAKISQDAARIRKLAPHARIQLIGYPQITDNNSVCLVHVGNNLHDRTFAPGIAHLEQLAQDMGRDAAAASGVEFVDLKGATRHNHMCAPDNQRMWSGIIDGTAGHTNLPFHLNDRGHKYVASILAKQ from the coding sequence ATGAGACACAGACTGTTCAAAGCCGGAGCCGCGATTCTTTCACTCATCGCAACAATTCCCGCAGCTATAACCCCAGCTTATGCACATACGCCAGTCCATAATGCAGTTATTTTTGGGGATTCTGTTGTGGCCAATCCAGACCTTATTCGCTATGGCGCGACATGGTTAAACATCCCTACCCCACCGCCCGCTACCGAACGGGGAGAATGCCCAACGTCTCCACACAGCTTTGGAATTGTGGCCGCCGAGCTCCTTAAACTCCGAGCAGATAATTACTCTTGCCCAGGCGCCGTAGCACTGGGGAATAAATCGCTTTTTTCCGCTAGCCGACGTTCAGTGTCTCTCCAGATAGACCAGGCAGAAAGCCAACGAACGCTCAACAAAAACACCAAGCGAGTATTCATCTCACTTGGCTTTAATGATACTTATTCACAACTCGCGCGCGGTCGCACTGATGAGCAAATCCGCCATGAGTTTGCTGCAAAGATCAGTCAGGACGCTGCACGAATCCGCAAGCTAGCACCACATGCCCGCATTCAGCTCATCGGCTACCCGCAAATTACCGATAACAATTCCGTATGTTTAGTCCACGTTGGAAATAATCTCCACGACCGCACCTTTGCGCCCGGCATTGCACATCTTGAGCAGCTTGCCCAGGACATGGGACGAGACGCAGCAGCAGCTTCCGGAGTCGAGTTTGTAGACCTCAAGGGGGCAACCAGGCACAACCACATGTGTGCTCCAGATAATCAACGTATGTGGTCAGGCATTATCGACGGCACCGCAGGCCATACAAACCTCCCTTTCCATCTCAATGACCGCGGACACAAGTACGTAGCAAGTATTTTGGCAAAGCAGTAA
- a CDS encoding sigma-70 family RNA polymerase sigma factor — MATKTTELEKRFEAEALPLLDQLYGGALRMTRNPADAEDLVQETYIKAFQAFASFKEGTNLKAWLYRIMTNTYINSYRKKKRQPVQSSAEDVTDYQLLATASHDSTGLESAEVEALKNLPNQRIAQAMNELSEDYRMVVYYADVEGLAYKEIADIMETPLGTVMSRLHRGRKQLREALKDVARDHGIGVSETASVNEDSAASHSSGTMDTAAENHKVGKAKA; from the coding sequence GTGGCAACGAAAACAACTGAGCTAGAGAAGCGCTTTGAAGCTGAGGCCCTTCCGCTCCTCGATCAGCTCTATGGTGGTGCGCTGCGGATGACACGGAATCCCGCAGATGCCGAAGACTTGGTGCAAGAGACCTATATCAAGGCCTTTCAAGCGTTTGCTTCTTTTAAAGAGGGAACCAACCTCAAGGCATGGCTCTATCGAATCATGACGAACACCTATATCAACTCCTACCGCAAAAAGAAACGCCAGCCGGTGCAATCCTCCGCGGAAGATGTGACTGACTATCAGCTCCTAGCTACTGCTTCACACGATTCCACGGGGTTGGAATCCGCTGAAGTGGAGGCACTGAAAAACCTTCCTAACCAGCGTATTGCGCAAGCGATGAATGAATTAAGCGAAGACTACCGGATGGTGGTCTATTACGCGGATGTGGAAGGACTCGCCTATAAGGAGATCGCTGACATTATGGAGACTCCCCTCGGCACAGTGATGAGCCGATTGCATCGGGGAAGAAAACAACTCAGAGAAGCGTTGAAAGACGTGGCACGTGACCACGGAATTGGCGTGAGCGAAACTGCGTCTGTGAATGAAGACTCGGCTGCTTCTCACAGCTCTGGAACCATGGATACAGCAGCGGAGAATCATAAAGTTGGAAAGGCGAAGGCATAA
- a CDS encoding WhiB family transcriptional regulator has protein sequence MDWRHEAICRDEDPELFFPVGNSGPALAQVAAAKVVCNRCPVTSQCLAWALETGQDAGVWGGMSEDERRALKRRKNRGRGRARISL, from the coding sequence ATGGATTGGCGCCACGAAGCCATTTGTCGCGACGAAGACCCCGAGCTCTTCTTCCCCGTGGGCAATTCCGGCCCAGCGCTAGCTCAGGTAGCAGCAGCTAAGGTTGTGTGCAACCGTTGTCCTGTCACCTCACAATGCCTCGCATGGGCACTAGAAACCGGTCAAGACGCTGGTGTCTGGGGCGGCATGAGTGAAGATGAGCGTCGCGCTCTCAAGCGCCGTAAAAACCGCGGACGCGGACGCGCTCGTATCTCTCTCTAA
- the ybaK gene encoding Cys-tRNA(Pro) deacylase: MSKKKHSAATPALAVLASSGVDYKVSSFEGGTDHFGDHAAAALGVEPERIFKTLVVDLTAGKGPKRQLAVACVPVTSQLSLKKVAAALGASKATMADPHEASKSSGYIPGGISPIGQKTALPTVIDETAILFDTIFVSAGRRGMDVELSAESLASLVDGQLVDVQAN, from the coding sequence GTGAGTAAGAAGAAGCATTCGGCAGCAACACCCGCGCTGGCAGTGCTGGCTTCATCCGGCGTGGACTATAAGGTCTCCAGTTTTGAAGGCGGGACCGATCATTTTGGGGATCATGCAGCAGCGGCTCTGGGGGTGGAACCTGAACGCATCTTTAAAACACTGGTTGTTGATCTCACCGCGGGGAAAGGTCCCAAGCGTCAGTTAGCGGTGGCGTGTGTTCCTGTTACCTCCCAATTAAGTCTAAAAAAGGTTGCTGCGGCTCTTGGTGCGTCCAAAGCAACGATGGCAGATCCTCATGAGGCCTCAAAATCGTCCGGATATATCCCCGGCGGTATCTCCCCCATAGGACAAAAAACAGCGCTGCCTACCGTTATCGATGAAACCGCAATCCTCTTTGACACGATCTTTGTGTCTGCAGGACGACGCGGCATGGACGTAGAGCTCAGCGCAGAGTCGCTCGCGTCACTCGTCGATGGGCAACTTGTCGACGTTCAAGCCAATTAG
- a CDS encoding SOS response-associated peptidase, with product MRYMCGRFVLCTTDEQLLQVPGFSVVHAPMGLPAPRYNIAPTQKIAILRTGDAPGEAVIEPARWGLLPSWKQDDSGTPLFNARAETVAEKPSFRAAFASRRCLIPLDGYYEWHNKQPYWITTGSVVWAAGLWDTGAQQLSATMLTTDSLPPLDRVHHRMPRFLAADELMVWLQGSPGQAARLLSPGDAGAFSLSPADKAVGNIRNDYPELIGLNVDKLPIDE from the coding sequence ATGAGGTATATGTGCGGTCGATTCGTATTGTGTACCACCGATGAACAGCTTTTGCAGGTGCCTGGCTTTAGCGTGGTGCACGCTCCCATGGGTTTGCCGGCACCCAGATACAACATCGCTCCGACCCAAAAGATCGCGATCCTAAGAACTGGAGACGCGCCGGGGGAGGCCGTAATAGAGCCTGCGCGCTGGGGGTTACTTCCGAGCTGGAAACAGGATGATTCTGGGACTCCGCTTTTTAACGCTCGCGCAGAAACAGTGGCAGAGAAACCGAGCTTTCGTGCTGCTTTTGCTTCTCGACGCTGCCTTATACCCCTGGATGGCTATTACGAGTGGCATAACAAACAGCCCTATTGGATCACTACCGGATCAGTCGTATGGGCAGCCGGACTCTGGGACACCGGAGCCCAACAACTATCGGCCACGATGCTTACTACGGACTCACTCCCGCCGTTAGACCGCGTGCATCATCGAATGCCGCGCTTCTTGGCTGCGGATGAACTCATGGTGTGGCTACAGGGCAGTCCGGGCCAAGCGGCTCGTTTGTTGTCTCCTGGTGATGCCGGAGCTTTTTCTCTCAGCCCTGCGGATAAGGCAGTGGGGAACATAAGAAACGATTATCCGGAACTAATTGGCTTGAACGTCGACAAGTTGCCCATCGACGAGTGA